One Hyphomicrobium sp. CS1GBMeth3 DNA segment encodes these proteins:
- a CDS encoding phosphomannomutase/phosphoglucomutase — MFPKPRADLVPNTADFERLPLVKPTGFREYDARWLFPQEINLMGLNAVGLGMATLFDERGVPRRIVVGHDFRWYSASVKQALITGLLAGGFEVHDIGLALSPMAYFAQFELDVEGVGMVTASHNDNGWTGIKMGLARPLTFGPDEMSRLKEIVLAGNFKPRSGGRYIFVQDLAERYMKALADRPKLKRKLKVVAACGNGTAGAFAPQVLEAIGCEVVPLDAKLDHSFPRYNPNPEDMKMLHAIAEAVVANNADVGFGFDGDGDRCGVVDNEGHEIFADTVGVMLARDISAIHKNPVFVADVKSTGLFMTDPVLEAAGAKTLYWKTGHSYMKRYTFEQKALVGFEKSGHFFFQPPLGRGYDDGLVAAIAVCDMLDRAEGKTIADLRRALPKTYQSPTMSPHCDDEKKYGVVEKVVADYEALAKNGGTVAGQKIRDLVTVNGVRVTLEDGTWGLVRASSNKPELVIVVESPVSEANKVAIFRDIEARLAKFPEVGEYNQKI, encoded by the coding sequence ATGTTTCCCAAACCCCGTGCTGATCTCGTCCCCAACACTGCCGATTTCGAACGCCTGCCCCTCGTGAAGCCCACCGGCTTCCGAGAGTACGACGCGCGCTGGCTGTTCCCGCAGGAGATCAACCTGATGGGGCTCAACGCCGTCGGGCTCGGCATGGCGACGCTGTTCGATGAGCGCGGCGTGCCGCGACGCATCGTAGTCGGCCACGATTTCCGCTGGTACTCGGCCTCCGTGAAGCAGGCGCTGATCACGGGCCTGCTGGCCGGCGGCTTCGAGGTGCACGACATCGGGCTCGCGCTCTCCCCGATGGCCTACTTCGCCCAGTTCGAGCTCGACGTCGAAGGCGTCGGCATGGTGACGGCCTCCCACAACGACAATGGCTGGACTGGCATCAAGATGGGCCTCGCCCGCCCGTTGACCTTCGGGCCCGACGAGATGAGCCGCCTGAAGGAGATCGTGCTCGCTGGCAACTTCAAGCCCCGGTCGGGCGGACGCTACATCTTCGTGCAGGATCTCGCCGAGCGTTATATGAAGGCGCTCGCCGACCGCCCGAAGCTCAAGCGCAAGCTCAAGGTCGTGGCCGCCTGCGGCAACGGCACGGCCGGCGCCTTCGCGCCGCAGGTTCTGGAAGCCATCGGCTGCGAGGTGGTGCCGCTCGACGCCAAGCTGGACCACAGCTTCCCGCGCTACAATCCGAATCCCGAGGACATGAAGATGCTGCATGCCATCGCGGAAGCGGTGGTGGCGAACAATGCCGACGTCGGCTTCGGCTTCGACGGTGACGGCGATCGCTGCGGCGTCGTCGACAACGAGGGCCACGAGATCTTCGCCGACACGGTCGGCGTCATGCTGGCGCGCGATATCTCGGCCATTCACAAAAACCCTGTATTCGTCGCCGACGTGAAATCCACGGGCCTTTTCATGACCGATCCGGTGCTCGAGGCGGCCGGCGCAAAAACCCTCTATTGGAAGACCGGCCATTCCTACATGAAGCGCTACACCTTCGAGCAGAAGGCGCTGGTCGGCTTCGAGAAGAGCGGCCACTTCTTCTTCCAGCCACCGCTCGGCCGCGGCTATGATGACGGCCTCGTCGCGGCCATCGCCGTTTGCGACATGCTCGACCGCGCCGAAGGCAAGACCATCGCCGACCTGCGCCGCGCGCTGCCCAAGACCTACCAGTCCCCGACCATGTCGCCCCACTGCGACGACGAGAAGAAGTACGGCGTGGTCGAGAAGGTCGTCGCCGATTATGAGGCCCTGGCCAAGAACGGCGGCACGGTGGCCGGCCAGAAGATCCGCGACCTCGTCACCGTCAACGGCGTGCGCGTGACGCTCGAGGACGGCACCTGGGGCCTCGTGCGCGCGTCGTCCAACAAACCCGAGTTGGTAATCGTCGTCGAGAGCCCGGTGTCGGAGGCGAACAAGGTCGCCATCTTCCGCGACATCGAGGCCCGCCTCGCCAAGTTCCCCGAGGTCGGCGAGTACAATCAGAAGATCTGA
- a CDS encoding TIGR02281 family clan AA aspartic protease codes for MGLSSGTRSLLGELASWAAAATVLVAGVVHYETLRTAIGSALGVEQPPASSELAIETPLPPTTSGTGSEHLDADTDGHYYARAEINGRPLDVMVDTGASMVALTYEDAERAGLRLRPSDFTAQVSTANGVAAVAPVTLERVTIGRITVRNVRAAVTERGRLAKTLLGMSFLSRLARVDISSGRLTLTE; via the coding sequence ATGGGGCTTTCCTCCGGCACACGATCTCTGCTGGGCGAGCTGGCAAGCTGGGCCGCCGCAGCCACGGTGCTCGTCGCGGGCGTCGTGCACTACGAGACGCTACGCACGGCGATCGGCTCGGCCCTCGGCGTCGAGCAACCGCCCGCCTCCTCCGAGTTGGCGATCGAGACACCCCTCCCCCCGACAACAAGCGGCACCGGCAGCGAGCACCTCGATGCCGACACCGACGGCCACTACTATGCTCGCGCTGAGATCAACGGCCGGCCGCTGGATGTCATGGTCGACACCGGCGCTTCTATGGTTGCATTGACCTACGAGGATGCGGAACGCGCCGGGCTGCGCCTCAGACCGTCCGACTTCACCGCCCAGGTGAGCACGGCCAACGGCGTCGCGGCCGTGGCTCCGGTCACGCTCGAGCGCGTGACGATTGGGCGCATCACCGTCCGCAACGTGCGCGCAGCCGTGACGGAGCGCGGCCGCCTCGCGAAGACGCTGCTAGGTATGAGCTTTCTTTCCCGGCTCGCCCGTGTCGACATCAGCTCTGGCCGCCTGACGCTGACCGAGTAG
- a CDS encoding TIGR02281 family clan AA aspartic protease — translation MLAVLLLILAGLIALFWSLSGDTGEITGIIGDNIGYLAGLLALGLLYLATLSGDYHGRKREAVRHAATWLGIALALIVAYTYREELRTVAYRVAGEVLPPGHTLLVDTTPTGEQAVRLRRQGNGHFVARGAANGVSLSMLVDTGASTVVLKPADAARIGIDTDALTFTTPVSTANGTTFAAPVRLKSVSVGPLEVRDVEALVAQPGALNENLLGMSFLKRLRSYEFSGDFLTLRG, via the coding sequence ATGCTTGCTGTCCTGCTTCTTATTCTGGCCGGCCTGATCGCACTGTTCTGGTCACTCTCCGGCGACACGGGCGAGATCACCGGCATCATCGGTGACAACATCGGCTACCTCGCCGGCCTGCTGGCGCTCGGCCTCCTCTACCTCGCGACGCTGAGCGGCGACTATCACGGCCGCAAGCGCGAGGCCGTGCGCCACGCCGCAACCTGGCTCGGCATCGCACTGGCGCTGATCGTCGCCTACACCTACCGCGAGGAGCTGCGCACGGTCGCCTACCGCGTGGCCGGTGAGGTGCTGCCCCCTGGACATACGCTCCTGGTTGACACCACGCCGACGGGCGAGCAGGCCGTGCGCCTGCGCCGCCAGGGGAACGGGCATTTCGTGGCCCGCGGCGCCGCCAATGGCGTCAGCCTCTCGATGCTCGTCGACACCGGCGCGTCGACCGTCGTGCTGAAGCCCGCCGACGCCGCGCGCATCGGCATCGATACCGACGCGCTCACCTTCACCACACCTGTTTCGACGGCCAACGGCACGACCTTCGCTGCCCCCGTCCGCCTGAAGTCGGTATCCGTCGGACCACTCGAGGTGCGCGATGTCGAAGCGCTCGTCGCCCAGCCCGGCGCGCTCAACGAGAACCTGCTCGGTATGAGTTTCTTAAAGCGTTTGCGCTCGTATGAATTCTCCGGCGATTTCCTGACCCTGCGAGGGTGA
- a CDS encoding DUF1289 domain-containing protein: MESPCIQICVIEAADGLCRGCRRSRHEIARWTSYTDAERRRIMQELNTRGAPAGKGGALPDIP, from the coding sequence ATGGAATCCCCTTGCATCCAGATCTGCGTCATCGAAGCGGCCGACGGCCTGTGCCGGGGGTGCCGACGCTCGCGTCATGAGATCGCCCGCTGGACGTCCTATACCGACGCCGAGCGCCGCAGGATCATGCAGGAGCTCAACACACGCGGCGCGCCGGCCGGGAAGGGCGGCGCCCTTCCGGATATACCCTAG
- a CDS encoding HAMP domain-containing sensor histidine kinase, protein MDKETRKKILADLRRRHEARKRADGDIRAARERLSRGNDIKPEFEYELMAIFARNELSASVTIWALAAIFALASMFWAPWTESLLWLSLVIASKVTLLELCRRFVAHARPDEDLKAWRRNFILAELFSGLVWAGFALVGVDAQHQPADQAVFSSHVFIFASLIVLLAVRMTFTSSMMSLLYVGTIPMTLAVSARLLMLEEPFYYALATMAVGVHIYFIFLAKGIQQTTLQMLAFRAQKDILIAELDEERLLSDEARRRAEAGSKAKSRFLATMSHELRTPLNAIMGFSEVMKDEMFGPHAAPIYKEYANDIYDSGSHLLQLINEILDLSRIEAGRYELTEERAHLGDIAQDCQRLLTLRANGKGLHVDLHVAPDLPQVWIDVRAMRQICLNLLSNAIKFTPKGGTVTITVIPTPDGGQTLSVTDTGPGIPEDEIPKVLQAFGQGSLAHETAEGGTGLGLPIVKSLIELHGGTFELASELRKGTVASITLPSQRVLASVAPLQPLGAERHRQATPPPSPRQPRLRITPKPAPPPSRPPRVA, encoded by the coding sequence ATGGACAAAGAAACCAGAAAAAAAATTCTCGCCGACCTGAGGCGTCGTCACGAAGCGCGCAAGCGCGCCGACGGCGACATTCGGGCCGCGCGCGAACGCCTGTCCCGCGGCAACGACATCAAGCCGGAATTCGAATACGAGCTCATGGCGATCTTCGCCAGGAACGAGCTCTCGGCCTCCGTCACCATCTGGGCACTCGCGGCGATTTTCGCGCTGGCATCCATGTTCTGGGCCCCGTGGACGGAAAGCCTGCTCTGGCTGTCGCTGGTCATCGCATCCAAGGTCACGCTGCTCGAGCTTTGTCGCCGCTTCGTCGCCCATGCGCGCCCCGACGAGGATCTCAAGGCCTGGCGGCGCAACTTCATTCTCGCCGAGCTGTTCTCGGGCCTGGTGTGGGCGGGCTTCGCACTGGTGGGCGTCGACGCTCAGCATCAGCCCGCCGATCAGGCGGTGTTCTCCTCGCACGTTTTCATCTTCGCGTCGCTAATCGTGCTGCTCGCCGTGCGCATGACGTTCACGTCGTCGATGATGAGCCTACTCTATGTCGGCACCATTCCGATGACGCTTGCGGTTTCGGCCCGTCTCTTGATGCTGGAGGAGCCCTTCTACTATGCGCTCGCGACGATGGCCGTCGGCGTCCACATCTACTTCATCTTCCTCGCCAAGGGCATCCAGCAAACCACGCTGCAGATGCTCGCTTTCCGCGCGCAGAAGGACATCCTGATCGCCGAGCTCGACGAGGAGCGCTTGCTCTCAGACGAAGCGCGCCGCCGCGCCGAAGCCGGCAGCAAGGCCAAGTCCCGCTTCCTCGCCACCATGAGCCATGAGTTGCGCACCCCGCTCAACGCCATCATGGGCTTCTCCGAGGTCATGAAGGACGAGATGTTCGGCCCTCACGCGGCGCCGATCTACAAGGAGTACGCGAACGACATCTACGACAGCGGCAGCCACCTGCTGCAGCTCATCAACGAGATCCTCGACCTGTCGCGCATCGAGGCCGGACGCTACGAGCTGACCGAGGAGCGCGCCCATTTAGGTGACATCGCCCAGGATTGCCAGCGCCTGCTGACGCTGCGCGCCAACGGCAAAGGCTTGCATGTCGACCTACACGTCGCGCCGGATCTTCCTCAGGTTTGGATCGACGTGCGCGCCATGCGCCAGATCTGCCTGAACCTGCTCTCCAACGCCATCAAGTTCACGCCCAAGGGCGGCACCGTCACCATCACCGTGATACCGACGCCGGACGGAGGCCAGACGCTCTCCGTGACCGACACCGGCCCCGGCATTCCCGAGGATGAGATCCCGAAAGTCCTTCAGGCCTTCGGCCAGGGCTCGCTCGCCCACGAGACGGCAGAAGGCGGAACCGGGCTCGGCCTTCCCATCGTCAAGAGCCTCATCGAGCTGCACGGCGGCACGTTCGAACTCGCCTCGGAGCTGCGCAAGGGCACCGTGGCCAGTATCACGCTCCCTTCGCAGCGCGTGCTCGCGAGCGTCGCGCCGCTGCAGCCCCTTGGCGCCGAGCGTCACCGCCAGGCAACGCCGCCTCCCTCGCCCCGCCAGCCGAGGTTGCGCATCACCCCCAAGCCGGCCCCGCCGCCCTCGCGGCCGCCCCGCGTCGCCTAA
- a CDS encoding MBL fold metallo-hydrolase: MKLTIIGSGDAFGSGGRLQTCFHVRWRGGQFLIDCGATSLTGLFRQDIDPNGVSTIFVTHLHGDHFGGLVWWLIHAVHVAQRTAPLVVVGPKGIEERFTAAAEALFPGSTTVERRFDLSFRTWIDFEPLAEGGVKVTPFVVSHPSGATPYALRIEADGKTLAFSGDTEWVESLVSAAQNADLFICECFAFEREARYHLNWRTIEANLDRLGAKQVLLTHLGPEALANRDAIRHSRVGLAEDGLEIRIGSSAG, encoded by the coding sequence ATGAAGCTGACAATTATCGGATCGGGCGATGCCTTCGGCTCCGGAGGCCGACTCCAGACTTGCTTTCACGTCCGCTGGCGCGGGGGACAGTTCCTGATCGATTGCGGGGCCACCTCACTGACGGGCCTGTTTCGCCAAGATATTGACCCGAATGGTGTTTCCACGATTTTTGTAACGCATCTGCACGGCGACCACTTTGGGGGACTGGTGTGGTGGCTGATCCATGCCGTGCATGTGGCGCAGCGCACGGCGCCGCTCGTCGTCGTAGGGCCAAAGGGCATTGAGGAGCGATTCACGGCGGCGGCCGAGGCTCTGTTTCCCGGCTCGACAACCGTCGAGCGCCGCTTTGACCTTAGCTTCCGGACCTGGATCGATTTCGAGCCGCTTGCCGAGGGCGGGGTCAAGGTGACGCCGTTCGTCGTCAGCCATCCGTCGGGGGCGACCCCCTATGCGTTGCGCATCGAGGCGGACGGAAAGACGCTCGCCTTCTCGGGCGATACGGAGTGGGTCGAGAGCCTCGTGTCGGCGGCTCAGAACGCCGATCTCTTCATCTGCGAGTGCTTCGCCTTCGAGCGTGAGGCTCGCTACCACCTCAACTGGCGCACGATCGAGGCGAACCTCGACCGGCTCGGGGCCAAGCAGGTGCTTCTGACCCATCTCGGACCCGAGGCGCTCGCCAATCGGGATGCGATCCGCCACTCGCGCGTCGGTCTGGCCGAGGACGGGCTCGAGATCAGGATCGGGTCCTCCGCAGGCTGA
- a CDS encoding Lrp/AsnC family transcriptional regulator: protein MLDDMDVKILAILQEDCTRPVAEIGKEVGLSTTPCWRRIQKLEELGVIKRRVAVLDPVKVNAGVTVFISIKTDQHSLAWLERFHKAVADFPEVVEFYRMSGDVDYLLRVAVPDIAAYDVFYKKLISNVEIAKVSSAFAMEEIKHTTALPLTFARPPSEKRKSG from the coding sequence ATGCTCGACGACATGGACGTCAAGATCCTGGCCATCCTGCAGGAGGATTGCACGCGACCGGTGGCGGAGATCGGCAAGGAGGTGGGGCTCTCCACCACGCCCTGCTGGCGGCGCATCCAGAAGCTCGAGGAGCTGGGCGTCATCAAGCGGCGCGTGGCGGTGCTGGACCCGGTCAAGGTCAATGCCGGCGTCACGGTCTTCATCTCGATCAAGACCGACCAGCACAGCCTGGCCTGGCTCGAGCGCTTTCACAAGGCGGTGGCGGATTTTCCCGAGGTGGTCGAGTTCTACCGCATGTCGGGCGATGTCGATTACCTCTTGCGCGTCGCGGTGCCGGACATTGCCGCCTATGACGTATTCTACAAGAAGCTGATCTCGAATGTGGAGATCGCGAAGGTGTCCTCCGCGTTCGCGATGGAGGAGATCAAGCACACCACCGCGCTGCCGCTCACGTTCGCGCGCCCGCCGTCGGAAAAGCGCAAGAGCGGGTGA
- a CDS encoding MAPEG family protein: protein MPVTAFSASLLAFLFLLLSARVITQRREARVEIGVGESAELLRRSRVHANFAEYVPMALLMLTFAESLKAPLIVLHVLGLALLAGRLLHAYGLSQTPHVLRLRTLGMVLTLGTIGLAALLSFLLAGLNLVV from the coding sequence ATGCCCGTCACGGCATTTTCCGCATCGCTGCTTGCGTTTCTGTTCCTACTGCTGTCGGCACGCGTCATCACGCAACGCCGCGAGGCGCGGGTCGAGATCGGTGTCGGCGAAAGCGCAGAGTTGTTGCGGCGGTCGCGCGTTCACGCGAATTTCGCCGAGTACGTGCCGATGGCACTGCTGATGCTCACATTCGCCGAGAGCCTCAAGGCGCCCCTGATCGTACTGCACGTCCTTGGGTTGGCGCTGCTTGCCGGCCGCTTGCTGCATGCCTACGGACTTTCGCAGACACCGCACGTCTTACGATTGCGCACGCTCGGCATGGTGCTGACTCTAGGGACGATCGGATTGGCGGCCCTGCTCTCTTTCCTGCTCGCCGGGCTCAATCTGGTTGTTTGA
- a CDS encoding NAD(P)-dependent oxidoreductase, translating to MAKVAWIGLGVMGYPMAGHLLTRGGHTLAVYNRNGAKAETWVASYGAGTHHPTPAAAADGADLVFACVGNDDDLRQVTIGPNGAFTTMRPGAIFIDHTTASADAARELHAEAAKRGLSFLDAPVSGGQAGAEQGQLTVMCGGDEEPFRAAEPVIRSFAKAVRLMGPAGSGQLAKMVNQIAIAGLLQGLSEAIAFAENAGLDVAAVIDTISKGAAQSWQMENRWQTMHARRFDFGFAVDWMRKDLGICLAEARHNGAALPVTELVDRYYAEVQKLGGSRWDTSSLIARLPAPVSRKK from the coding sequence ATGGCTAAAGTGGCATGGATCGGCTTGGGCGTCATGGGCTATCCCATGGCCGGACACCTGTTGACCAGGGGTGGCCACACGCTCGCGGTCTATAATCGCAATGGCGCCAAAGCAGAAACCTGGGTCGCATCTTACGGCGCAGGCACGCATCATCCAACGCCCGCCGCTGCCGCAGATGGCGCCGACCTCGTTTTCGCCTGTGTCGGCAATGACGATGACCTCCGCCAGGTGACGATCGGTCCTAACGGCGCGTTTACCACCATGCGTCCCGGCGCCATCTTCATCGATCACACGACGGCATCCGCCGACGCCGCTCGCGAGTTGCATGCCGAAGCCGCAAAGCGCGGCCTGTCGTTCCTCGATGCGCCGGTGTCTGGCGGCCAGGCCGGCGCCGAGCAAGGCCAGCTCACCGTCATGTGCGGCGGCGACGAAGAGCCCTTTCGTGCGGCCGAGCCCGTGATCCGCTCGTTCGCCAAGGCCGTGCGTTTGATGGGACCGGCGGGCTCTGGCCAGCTCGCCAAAATGGTCAACCAGATCGCCATCGCGGGCCTGTTGCAGGGACTGTCGGAAGCCATCGCCTTCGCCGAGAACGCCGGTCTCGACGTGGCGGCGGTCATCGACACCATCTCGAAAGGCGCCGCGCAATCCTGGCAGATGGAGAACCGCTGGCAGACCATGCACGCGCGCCGCTTCGATTTCGGCTTCGCCGTCGACTGGATGCGCAAGGACCTCGGCATCTGCCTCGCAGAAGCGCGCCACAACGGCGCGGCGCTGCCCGTCACCGAGCTGGTCGACCGCTACTACGCCGAGGTGCAGAAGCTGGGCGGCTCTCGCTGGGATACCTCGAGCCTTATCGCGCGCCTTCCCGCACCAGTTTCGCGCAAAAAATAG
- a CDS encoding threonine ammonia-lyase — MADSTDTKTAVTLDDVRRASKVIEGAVVHTPFDRSRTLSHDLGADIWLKFENLQFTSSYKERGALVRLSALSEAERKRGVIAMSAGNHAQGVSYHAGRLGIPATIVMPEGTPAVKAENTKRWGARVILEGKTLEDAARFAHAYGKEHGLVFVHPFNDLLVIAGQGTVALEILADVPDLDVLLVPVGGGGLIAGMAVAAKALKPDIEIVGVEAALYPSVYNIIKGTQMPARGDTLAEGIAVANPGDVTCEIISRLVDDIVLVSETDLERATFALLMIEKTVVEGAGAAGLAAMMADRQRWKGRKVGLVLTGGNIDPRLLASVLTRELAREGRLSRLTIDIPDRPGELSRVSGVLGQAGANIIEVYHQRVFTDLPAKGTELNLVIETRDKSHLEGVLAQLEAKGYRVVVKAAQAG; from the coding sequence ATGGCCGACAGCACGGACACGAAGACTGCTGTCACGCTGGATGATGTCCGGCGTGCCTCAAAGGTAATCGAGGGCGCCGTCGTGCATACGCCCTTCGATCGCAGCAGGACACTCAGCCACGACCTTGGCGCCGACATCTGGCTCAAGTTCGAGAACCTTCAGTTCACGTCCTCGTACAAGGAGCGCGGGGCGCTCGTTCGCCTCTCGGCGTTGAGCGAAGCCGAGCGCAAACGTGGCGTCATCGCCATGTCGGCCGGCAATCACGCCCAGGGCGTTTCCTATCACGCAGGGCGGCTCGGCATTCCGGCAACCATCGTCATGCCCGAGGGCACGCCGGCCGTGAAGGCCGAGAACACCAAGCGATGGGGCGCGCGTGTGATCCTCGAAGGCAAGACACTCGAGGACGCGGCGCGCTTCGCGCATGCTTATGGCAAAGAGCATGGGCTGGTGTTCGTGCATCCGTTCAACGACCTGCTGGTGATCGCGGGGCAGGGCACGGTGGCGCTCGAGATTCTCGCGGACGTGCCGGATCTCGACGTGCTGCTGGTTCCGGTCGGCGGCGGTGGGTTGATCGCGGGCATGGCGGTCGCGGCCAAGGCGCTGAAGCCCGACATCGAGATCGTCGGCGTCGAGGCGGCGCTTTATCCTTCCGTCTACAACATCATCAAAGGCACGCAGATGCCGGCGCGTGGCGACACGCTGGCCGAGGGCATCGCGGTTGCCAATCCCGGCGATGTCACGTGCGAGATCATCTCGCGGCTCGTCGACGACATCGTGCTCGTCAGCGAGACCGATCTCGAACGGGCGACCTTCGCGCTGCTCATGATCGAGAAGACGGTGGTGGAAGGCGCGGGCGCGGCCGGCCTCGCTGCCATGATGGCCGATCGGCAGCGCTGGAAGGGGCGCAAAGTCGGGCTCGTGCTGACCGGCGGCAACATCGATCCGCGTTTGCTTGCCAGCGTGCTGACGCGCGAGCTTGCGCGCGAAGGTCGCTTGTCGCGGCTCACCATCGACATTCCGGACCGGCCGGGCGAGCTCTCGCGCGTGTCGGGCGTGCTGGGTCAGGCCGGCGCCAATATCATCGAGGTCTATCACCAGCGCGTGTTCACGGATCTGCCGGCCAAGGGAACCGAGCTCAATCTCGTCATCGAAACCCGGGACAAGTCGCATTTGGAAGGCGTGTTGGCGCAACTTGAGGCGAAGGGCTACCGGGTGGTCGTCAAGGCTGCGCAGGCGGGGTAG
- a CDS encoding CinA family protein: MSSKLEKKAAAVIKRAEDKGLAIVTAESCTAGALATLLADAPGAGTCFYGGFVTYTKTCKSALLAIPPALIAQHTAVSREVALRMAVSALKASGAHVAVAVTGVIGPEPDEDGNPVGLMHIAATTRGGHTRHVKIASRKTSREANRERALAEALTLLDEILAG; the protein is encoded by the coding sequence GTGTCGTCGAAGTTGGAAAAGAAAGCCGCCGCCGTCATCAAACGTGCCGAGGATAAGGGCCTCGCCATCGTCACCGCCGAATCCTGCACAGCGGGCGCCTTGGCCACGCTGCTGGCGGACGCGCCGGGTGCCGGCACGTGTTTCTACGGCGGCTTCGTCACCTACACGAAGACATGCAAGTCGGCTCTCTTGGCCATTCCGCCCGCTTTGATTGCGCAGCACACGGCCGTAAGCCGCGAAGTCGCCTTGCGCATGGCGGTCAGCGCACTCAAGGCGAGCGGCGCCCACGTCGCCGTTGCCGTGACCGGCGTCATCGGTCCAGAGCCGGACGAGGACGGCAATCCGGTGGGCCTCATGCACATCGCGGCGACGACGCGCGGCGGGCACACTCGGCATGTGAAGATCGCCTCGCGCAAAACCTCACGCGAGGCCAATCGCGAGCGCGCGCTGGCCGAAGCCCTGACGCTACTCGACGAAATCTTGGCGGGTTGA
- a CDS encoding YetF domain-containing protein yields MSIDWSGIFVPSLGLLEVFVRGTIIYLAMFAILRFGARRQAGQFGPADLLVIVLIADAAQNGLGKEYGSVTEAIVLVLTIVFWEYVIDWLKWRVPALRSVLTAPPLTLVENGRVVPAALRHESLTEDELMGQLREREVEDVRDVKLARLEGDGRISVLKNK; encoded by the coding sequence ATGAGTATCGACTGGAGCGGGATCTTTGTTCCGAGCCTCGGACTGCTCGAGGTGTTCGTGCGCGGTACGATCATCTATCTCGCGATGTTCGCCATCCTGCGCTTTGGCGCTCGGCGGCAGGCAGGACAGTTCGGCCCGGCCGACCTTCTCGTCATCGTGCTGATCGCCGACGCGGCCCAGAACGGTCTCGGAAAAGAGTACGGGTCCGTCACTGAGGCCATCGTTCTGGTGCTGACCATCGTGTTCTGGGAGTACGTCATCGACTGGCTGAAGTGGCGTGTTCCAGCGCTGCGGTCAGTGCTGACGGCGCCGCCGCTGACGCTGGTCGAGAACGGACGTGTGGTGCCGGCTGCGCTACGGCACGAATCGCTGACGGAGGACGAGTTGATGGGTCAGCTGCGCGAGCGGGAGGTCGAGGACGTGCGCGACGTCAAGCTTGCGCGTCTCGAAGGGGACGGCCGCATCAGCGTGCTGAAAAACAAATAG